The genomic window AAATTGGGGCAGTCGGAGCCATACTTCCTTCTCTGACCATTTCAGTGATGTATTATTTCATCTTAAAAATAAAGAATAAAACCCTGCTTTTGCTGTTGATCATCTTTCTGATTATTTTTTTAATATTCCAACTGTACTGGATTACGGTAAACTTATTTTTGTATGATATAAAAAGTTCTGAATCTTTTCTGCAATCCTTGTTGGAAATATTCTGATTGCACGGTGTATAAATAAAAAAGCATGAATGACTTATGAAAAAATTATCACTGTATATTATTCTATTTCTTCTGTTGGCACAAGCCAATTTGTATTCGCAAAAAGCGGCTCGTCAGGATGATTATACTTTCCAGGTACAAAAAGAAGAAGGAGATCTGAATAATGATAAACACGATGACCATGTTATTGTTGAAATGAATCTGAAGGAAGAGACAAGACCTTTAAGAGTACAAATATTCTTATCCCGGCCTGACGGAAAACTTCAATTGGCAGTTTCTTCTGTAAAATTAATAGAGAGCCAATACCCGGTAGATAAAAAAGGAGAACACAACGGCAATGCAATTCCGGATTTTATCATTGAAGAGGGGAACTTGAAAATGTTGACGGACATTAATAACCGGAAAAGTACTTATACCTTTAGATATAACAAAGGAAACTTTGAATTGATACATATTTCCAGAGTCATTTGGGATGGGAAAAATACGACTTCTGAAACTGAAATCAACCTGTTAACCAAAAGTAAAATAGAATTTGACCAGGAATTAGGTTCAGATAAAATCTTAAATAAAAGGAAAAAGGATTTGAAAGTCAATTTGTTGCCGAAAATTCAGGAGGTAAGCTTTTCTGATTTGGAACAGTTTTAAAATAGGGAAGAAAAACTATTGCTTTTTCTATTTTAAAAAAAATGCGTAATTTTTGCTGTTCAAAACCAACCAATCACAAACACAAAGTATTAATATAGAAAAAATTATAAATGGGAGTACTAGTAACCAATGAAACAGTAAAACAGCTGTTTCACATTGCACAGTCTATAGCGAGGGAAAATTATAACGGAACGTATGGAGGACCACATATCTTACAGGCTTTAATGCACAAAGACATCGGTCTTAATGAGTTTTTGAAAAGTATAGATAAAGATCCCGGGTATTTCTACGAATGGGCAGATGTAAGAATTGAAGATTATCCGAAAACAACCCACCTTCCTGATGAAGTGGGCGAAGATGAATTTGTGGATAATATCGTGGAAGAAGCAGATGATATTCGTTTAAAATTAGGATTGGATGAAATCACCCCGATCTGTATCCTTACCGCTATCGTGAAACCTCAGGTTGCATTTACTTTGCAGCAGCTTAAATCTCTTCCGCTTAGAGAACATGAGATTTTTAATTTATACAGAAAAGATACACCCTACGAAACTTCAGAAAACGGAAGTTTTTCTTCCTTATTTTCAAACGGTTCAGACTATTCGGACAATTCCTTTCCCTCTATTAAAAGCTACTGTGTAGACAGAACAGCCCAGGCGAGAAAAGGAGAGTTGGAAAACATTATCGGAAGAGATAAGGAACTTAGAATGCTGGTTGAAATCCTATGCAGAAGAAGTAAACCGAACGTGATCATTATCGGAGAACCGGGAGTTGGTAAAACAGCTTTGGTAGAAGGCTTTGCAATAGAAATTACTAAAGGAAACGTTCCGGAAATGTTGAAAAACGGAACCCTTTTGGAACTGGATACCGGTGCTTTATTAGCAGGAACTTCTTACAAAGGTGAGATTGAAGACCGTCTTAAAAAAGTAATCAATGAATGCAAAAAAATTGAAAAAGCCATTCTTTTCATTGATGAAATTCATACCCTTTTAGATCCTAAAGGCAGTATCGGAAATGTGGCTAATTTGCTGAAACCTGAATTGGCAAGAGGTGAAATTACCGTAATCGGAGCCACAACCCAGGAAGAATACAGAAAAATTATAGAGCCGGAACAGGCTTTTAACCGTCGTTTCGAAGTGCTGACCGTAAATGAGCCAGACGAAAAAACGTGTGTTAAAATGATTGACGTTCTGTTGGAAGGGTATAAAAAACACCACGGAATTGAAGTGGAGAAAACCGCACTTCCGGAATGTGTGCGTTTGGCAAAACGATATGCAAAAGGTAAAAAATTACCCGATGCTGCTATTGATTTATTAGACAGAACGATGGCTGCCATCAAAATGCTAGACGAGCTTTCAGAAAAAGAACTGGAAAGCTGGAAAGCAAAATATGATGAAATTTTAAAAGATGAATTTTTTGATGAAAAAGACAAAGCAGATGAACTGATCTGGACCTATAATTTATTAAGAGATAAGATCAGTCCGATTTTATGGGGTTCTCTGAGTGAGCAGCCGCAGATCGACAATTCAATGCCTGTTGAAGAAATTCAAAAAATTATTGAAGAAACATACGCAGAACTTTTACAACATGCAGCGCTAAAAAGAGAAAAAGTTGACCGTCTGGAATTAGCCGCGGTAATGGCCGCCAAAACAAACATTCCGATCGGAAAAATTCAGGCTCAGGAAAAAGAGAAATTATTAAATATGGAATCTCTTTTAATGAACCGCGTTGTTGGGCAGGATCATGCTTTGAAAATCCTTTCCGATGCCATTGTTGAAAACCGAAGCGGTTTAAACAAACCGGGACAGCCGATCGGTTCGTTCTTCCTTTTAGGTCCTACCGGAACAGGAAAAACAGAACTGGCGAAATCTATGGCAGAACTGCTTTTCAACGATGAAAAAGCAATGGTTCGTTTCGATATGTCTGAATTCAAAGAAGAACATTCGGCAGCATTGTTATACGGGGCGCCTCCCGGATATGTTGGTTATGAGGAAGGCGGAATGTTGGTTAATAAGATCAGACAGCAGCCTTATACCGTAGTTTTATTCGATGAAATTGAAAAAGCGCATCATTCGGTTTTTGATGTCTTTTTGCAGATCATGGATGAAGGAAAAGTTCATGATAAGCTTGGAAAAGAAGGAGATTTCAGCAATGCCTTAATCTTATTTACTTCAAACATCGGAAGTGAAGAAATTGTAAAGCAGTTTGAAGAAGGAAAAATCCCAGAATCCAATTCATTAATGCAGATTATGTCGAACTCCGGACGTTTCAGGCCGGAATTTTTGGCAAGAATTACGGAAATTATTCCTTTTGCACCGATTACAGAATCTATTGCGGAAAGAATCTTTAATATCCAGTTAAAATCATTGCATACTTCATTAACCCGACTGGGTATGGCTCTGAAAATTTCTGATGAAGCCGTTAAAAACCTTGCGTTAGGTGGATTCAGCAGCAAATATGGGGCAAGACAGATCTCCGGAGTTATCCGGTCTCAGCTGGCAAGACCGATTTCGAAGATGATCGTGAGAGAGGAAGTGAAATCCGGGCAAACAATTCATGTAGACTGGAATAAAGAAGAGGAAAAATTGAGCTGGAAAGTTGAATAATATTCGAAAGAGTAGAATTCAGGGTTCTTTAGTAAAGATTAATTTGAAACACAATGAAAATGAACTTCAAAAATATTGCTGCAGGTTTGTTGCTGTTAGGATCTGTCTGCTTGGTAAACGGGCAGTTTCTCTCTGCTTCGGATACCTCGGAAAATAGCGTGAAGAGATACAAAAA from Chryseobacterium camelliae includes these protein-coding regions:
- a CDS encoding ATP-dependent Clp protease ATP-binding subunit, with the translated sequence MGVLVTNETVKQLFHIAQSIARENYNGTYGGPHILQALMHKDIGLNEFLKSIDKDPGYFYEWADVRIEDYPKTTHLPDEVGEDEFVDNIVEEADDIRLKLGLDEITPICILTAIVKPQVAFTLQQLKSLPLREHEIFNLYRKDTPYETSENGSFSSLFSNGSDYSDNSFPSIKSYCVDRTAQARKGELENIIGRDKELRMLVEILCRRSKPNVIIIGEPGVGKTALVEGFAIEITKGNVPEMLKNGTLLELDTGALLAGTSYKGEIEDRLKKVINECKKIEKAILFIDEIHTLLDPKGSIGNVANLLKPELARGEITVIGATTQEEYRKIIEPEQAFNRRFEVLTVNEPDEKTCVKMIDVLLEGYKKHHGIEVEKTALPECVRLAKRYAKGKKLPDAAIDLLDRTMAAIKMLDELSEKELESWKAKYDEILKDEFFDEKDKADELIWTYNLLRDKISPILWGSLSEQPQIDNSMPVEEIQKIIEETYAELLQHAALKREKVDRLELAAVMAAKTNIPIGKIQAQEKEKLLNMESLLMNRVVGQDHALKILSDAIVENRSGLNKPGQPIGSFFLLGPTGTGKTELAKSMAELLFNDEKAMVRFDMSEFKEEHSAALLYGAPPGYVGYEEGGMLVNKIRQQPYTVVLFDEIEKAHHSVFDVFLQIMDEGKVHDKLGKEGDFSNALILFTSNIGSEEIVKQFEEGKIPESNSLMQIMSNSGRFRPEFLARITEIIPFAPITESIAERIFNIQLKSLHTSLTRLGMALKISDEAVKNLALGGFSSKYGARQISGVIRSQLARPISKMIVREEVKSGQTIHVDWNKEEEKLSWKVE